The stretch of DNA CTGGCCTGGTAGCGTTCGATCGCTTCGATGACGATCTGGCGCGCTTCGGCGGCCTCGCCCCACTTGCCGACGCGGACCCACTTATCCGCTTCGAGATCCTTGTAGTGGGTGAAGAAGTGCTCGATCTGCTGGAAGATGATCGAGGGCAGGTCCTTGGTCTCGCCGACGTCGGAATAGTAGGGGAAGGTCGTGTCCACGGGGACGCAGATCAGCTTCTCGTCGCCGCCATGCTCGTCTTCCAGGTTGAGCACGCCGATCGGGCGCGCACGCACCACGCAGCCGGGGATGAAGGGCGAACGCGAGATGACCAGCGCGTCGAGCGGATCGCCGTCGGGCGAAAGCGTGTGCGGCACGAAGCCGTAGTTCGCCGGATAGCGCATCGGCGTGTGCAGGATACGGTCGACGAACAGCGCGCCCGATTCCTTGTCG from Erythrobacter mangrovi encodes:
- the ppa gene encoding inorganic diphosphatase, translating into MRIDKIPVGDNPPESLNVIIEVPTGGEPVKYEFDKESGALFVDRILHTPMRYPANYGFVPHTLSPDGDPLDALVISRSPFIPGCVVRARPIGVLNLEDEHGGDEKLICVPVDTTFPYYSDVGETKDLPSIIFQQIEHFFTHYKDLEADKWVRVGKWGEAAEARQIVIEAIERYQASK